The Legionella sp. MW5194 nucleotide sequence TAAATGACTTTAAAATTATCGTTTTTAGAAAATCCAAACCCTGATGATGTTCAAATATTAACGAATGGGATTAAGGCGTACGCCAAACAAGCAAGGGGCTTCGAGTCCTTAGATTTCTTTGCATGCTTTATTCGTGATGCAGACAATAGCATTGTGGGTGGTTGTAGTGGTGGAACACTCTATGGAGGACTTCATGTCGATAATCTTTGGGTGAGTGAGTCCATCAGGCATCAAGGATGGGGAACAAAGCTTATGCAAGAGGCATTGAAGTACGGTAATGAGAAAGGCTGTGCTTTTGCAACAGTTAATACTATGGATTGGGAAGCAATAGAATTTTATAAAAAATTAGGTTTCGAACTTGAGTTTGAGCGGCATGGGTTTCAGAAAAACTCTATTTTTTATTTTTTGCGTAAAGAATTTCAGGGAACAAGAGACATCGGGCTCTTAAATGATGATTCAGTCTCGGACTTAAGTCAAAATCTAAAATCGTCTATATCAGAATCTGTAGTGAGAGAAGAGGTTGTCTCAATAAGCAATGCGCCTCATTTTAAGTGGGGACAAAATTGTGATGCATGGTGGTTAAAAAATGATGGTCAGTTTAACGTTCTTTATGAAACGATGCCCTCAGGCAGTTTTGAGGTAAAACATTATCATCAGGAAACAGAACAATTTTTTTATTGTTTGCAAGGACAATTGGTTATTGAGTTTGAAGACTATGAACAGGTGTTACAGGAACAGGAAGGAATAAGTATTAAAGCAGGGATAACCCATAAAGTGAAAAATAGTTCCGGAAATTTGGTTTCTTTTTTGGTAATTTCATCTCCTAATCTAATCGGGGATAGAGTCAATCTGGAGTCATAAAGTGTCTTCTGAACTGATTATCCGCAAAGCATTAATTGATGATGTTCAACATCTTCACCCTTTAATGGAGCAATTGGGTTATCCACAATCGTCTGAAGAGTTGCAAAGACGACTTGAGCTATTTACTAGTGAACTGCATTACGGTGTTCTTCTTGCGGAAATTGCAGGAAAAGTTGTTGGTTGGATTGCTTGGTCTAAGAGCTATCTTTTTGTTTCCGAAACAACAAGATTTCATATTGAAGGCCTTGTGGTCGACCAAAGTTATCGTAATCAAGGAATAGGTAAAAAGCTTATGATTACTGTTGAGGAGTTTGCCAGGCAATTTAGTCCCTGTATCATTGATTTGACATCTGGACTTAG carries:
- a CDS encoding GNAT family N-acetyltransferase, with protein sequence MTLKLSFLENPNPDDVQILTNGIKAYAKQARGFESLDFFACFIRDADNSIVGGCSGGTLYGGLHVDNLWVSESIRHQGWGTKLMQEALKYGNEKGCAFATVNTMDWEAIEFYKKLGFELEFERHGFQKNSIFYFLRKEFQGTRDIGLLNDDSVSDLSQNLKSSISESVVREEVVSISNAPHFKWGQNCDAWWLKNDGQFNVLYETMPSGSFEVKHYHQETEQFFYCLQGQLVIEFEDYEQVLQEQEGISIKAGITHKVKNSSGNLVSFLVISSPNLIGDRVNLES
- a CDS encoding GNAT family N-acetyltransferase, with the protein product MSSELIIRKALIDDVQHLHPLMEQLGYPQSSEELQRRLELFTSELHYGVLLAEIAGKVVGWIAWSKSYLFVSETTRFHIEGLVVDQSYRNQGIGKKLMITVEEFARQFSPCIIDLTSGLRRAKEGSHDFYKSLGYQNEGHMAKLYLRKML